The window CGGTTGTTGGTGAGTCCGGTCTGTTTGGCCGTGCCAAAGCCGATGGCGGCGCGGGTGCGGCTGTCGTAGGCCTCCTGCATGGCGCGGGTGATGCCCATGGCGGTGGACTCGAGCACGTCCGGCATGAAGCGGCCCGACACCAGGCGCACGGGCATCTTCCGGGTCATGCCCCCCTGCCCGTTGTGCGTGTGCGTCGCCGTGAGAATGATGTTCTCGGGGGGCACCAGGTCCGGCGCCAGCTCCAGCACCCGCGCCCTGAGCTCGGGATTGACCGCGACCAGGTCCATGCCCACCAGAAACACACGGGTCGTGCCGTCGTCCAGGTACAGCGCCCGCGCCCAGATGGGGTCGTGAACCCCCTCGGAGCCGCGCCCCATCCGCGCCCCATAGCCGTTCATCGGCGTGCCGACCGGCGGGGTGATGTCCGCCCGGCCCGCCCCGGCCTCCAGGGCCCGGCCCGTGGCGGGGGCAAACACCGCCGCAAAGACGGCAAGCAACAGGATTGGCAACAGGTGTGGAACTCTCATTCGCTCGTTTCCAAAGGTTTCGGCGACAGACTGGACCGGCCGGACCCCTAGTGTACCATGAGGCGGCGGAGGGGGTAAAACGGCGCAGAGAAACCGCCTCTCAAGGGGTGCCAACCTTCCAGGGCACCTGGAGCCCGAGGGATTCGGGCGTTTCCGGAACCCAGTAGAGTTCAAACCGCATCCATCCGTTGGCGCCGGGGAGGTCGTCGAGGTACACCTTCAGCGTGTGGCCGTTCTCCGGGGAGGGCTGCTCCAGCACGAAGGGGTGCATGGGCCGGGACTCGATGTCCCGGGGCACGATGGTGCCGGGGCTTTGCGGCAGGGGGAAGAGGATTTCGCCGACCTCAACGTGGGCACCGTCCCAGCGGATGTTCACCACATCAAAACGGTCCCCATGGATGACCAGCATGTCCTGTCCGTCCACGAGCACCTCGAAGCGGGCAAACAACCGGGCCGTGTCCGCGTGCGACTCCAGCACCCCGCGGTAGCGCGCCTGCTGGGCCGCGATGATGGCCTCGATTTCGCGCCGGTTGGGGATGCCCGCCAGCATGTTCCGGTGCGCCTCCGTGTCCGCCAGGGCGGCTTCGGCGTTGCGCATGAGCGCGTCCACCCCGAACAGGTCGTATTTGTAGTTGGGCGTTTCCGTGAAGTCCTTCCGGGCCGTGGCAAGCCCCGCAAAGGCCACCGCCAGCGCGTCCTGGTGTTCAGGAGACGGCCTGTCCATCTGGTCAAAGTAGGTGAAGAGCGTTTCCACGTATCCGATGTTGGTCCGGATGAGGTTGCGCGTCATGGCGAGGCGGTTTTCCAGATCACCCGCCAGTTCCATATTCTTCAGTTTGGGTTTTGCGGTGTCGAAACGCGCGATCATGTCCTCCGCCGTCTCAAGCCCCTGCCCCAGCGCCCGGAGGGTCGGTTTCCGCCACGGGTCGCAGCGGTAATAGATTTTACGGAGGAAGTCCAGATGCTCTTTTCCGCCGTCAATGGCGGGGTAGCCGTCCGCGGGAAAGGTGCCCACGCGCATGTGGAGAAACGAGTTGAACTGGCCGTAGGAGATGGGCTCGATATGCAGCCCGTACTGGTAGGCGGTGGGGGTGAGCAGGAAGATTTGCGCCATGTCTTCTGCGATGTCCGGGCCGAAATGGATGGCGCAGAAATCCCGCGCGATGTCCTCCATGGAGTCATCCGGATTCCACATCAGGCGGTAGAGGACGTAGCTGTAGGCGCCGGTGGTGCCCCAGTCGTCCCGGCCCGTGCCCGCCAGGGCGGCCATGCCGCGCACGTTGCTGTTTTCGGGCATCAGGAAAGTTTGCAGTCCGCGCTGGAAATACTCGCCGGAGAAGGTGGGAAAGAGGTGGGCCGCCCCGCTTTCGTAATAGTTCATGGTCTCGAACAGGACCACGGTTTCGTGCGGGGTCAAGTTGAAGGTGGCATTGTAGGGCTGGTGCCACCAGCGGTCGCCGCGGGTCACCTTGGGCATGGCGTAGAGGTTTTCCGCGGGGATGTTTTCGTTGAAGACCGCGCGGTAGACTTCCGGCTGGCAGTGGATTTCATGCTCGCGCAGGCCCCAGGTGAAGTGGAAATAAGTCTTGCCGAACTCGCCCGCCACCACCTCGTGCACCTTTGAGACGAAGGTGTTGAAGCGTTTGGTGTAGGACCAGTCGCATTCCGGCGCGTCCCGCGTCACGTCGAAGGGCTGATAGGTTCCCCAGAACCCGGAAATATCGTCGTTGCACAGCTCAACGCCGTCCAGTTCCGGCAGGGCCGTGAGGAGCATGCGGAACTTCTGCTGAAGCGCGTCCCAGAGTTTTGGGTCCGAGGGGTTCAGGGTGGCGCCGGTGTCCTTCAGGAGGGAGGGGTGAAACGTGAACTCGTTGGCGAAGCTGAAGTACTTCATGTGCAGCGAGTGGGCGTAGGCGATGAGTTCCCGCGCCTCCTCGCGGTTCTTGGCGTTTTCAGCGGCCTCGGGCTCCGAGTTCCACGGAACCAGGTCCAGAATGGCCGGACCGGACACCCAGTTGAAACTGTGGCGCAGGGCGAGGCGCATCTGCTCTTTGGTGCTTCCGCCCATGCCTTTGCGCCCCCATGCCGCGCCCAGACGGACCTTCATCGCCGGGGCGCGCACGGTGTTGATGTCGGGCATCCCATGGGCCACACGCATGCGGTCCCACACCCAGTACAGGCCGTGGACATCGCCAAGCAGCGAGCTGCCCGCCACAATGAGGACGCGGTGCCCGTCTTTCTCCATGGTCTGGATGGCGTACCCTTCCGGATGGGTGACCGGTTCGGGCATTGGCATGCCCGATGCGGCAAGGGCGTTCCGCGACACGTCGCCCACAACGATGATGTTGCCCGTGATTTCGGTGTCCGTGTCGGGAACGGTTTCAAAAGACAGCCCAAAATCCTTGCCGTATGCCTTCAGGTCCTCGACGGCCACGCGGACCGCCTCGTCGTTCCGGTGTTCCTCCCCCAGCACAATGCGCCATGCGGTTGTGTCAGCGGCGGCGGAGAGGGCGGACAGGCAGCAGAGGCCGGCAAGTATGCAATGTCGCATGGGATTCGTCCTGTCAGTAGGGTTGCGCGCCGTTTAACAGACGCGGACGCATTCTATTTTCCAGAGGGCGGCCAGTTTTGCCAGCTTGTCCGCGACATGTCCCACGCCGATGGCGCAGTGGTGGGCGGGTCCGGCGTTGGACCATGCGTTCACGAAATTCTTCGCGCCCATGCTGAACCGGTATCTGCTGTTGGTGTTGCCGATGTGCATGATGGGTCCGGGAACGGACTCCCCCTCGGCCGCCAGCAGTTTGAGCCGGCCCTGGCCGTCCTGCACGACCGAAAGCAGGGTCACGGGCCCGTTTTTCACCTTCATCTCGATGGAGAGTCCCTGCCCCGGTTTGCCGTGGTAGATGGGGAGGGGGACCAGTTTCACCGGACCGTCCGCGATGGCCATGTGGCCGGGGCCGTCATGGCCGAGGAGGACCACGTCGTCCAGGAAGTCCATCAGGTAGAACTCGGAGAAGGAGCCTCCCGCGCCGAAGGCGTCCAGTATCTTCATGGCCTGGACATTTTTTATCTCGCATTCGCCTGCCACGGGCACGCCGTGGGCGGTGAGCAGGGAGTTCCCGGCAATGACGGAGGTCACGATGTTCTCGTATTCATTGCCCGGCGCGCCCTCGTAGTAGTAGGCCATGGCGCCGATGTCATGTTGACGGACCAGTTCATCCAGCGCGCACGAGGTTTTGGCCGCGCGGAGCAGCTCCGCCTCGGAACACTCCGGTGAAACCTCGAACTCCTGCCGGAACTGCCCGAGCTTCCCCCCCACCTGCGCGTCTGTCACCGCGTCCCGGAGTTCCCGCAGCCGGCACATTTCCAGCAGTTCGAAGTGACACCCAAGCACCGCCGCCTGCTGGGTCATGTCGCTGTAGACATCCAGCATGCCGCAGTAGTAATGCCCCAGCACGCCGACCCGGTTGTTCCGCATCACCGCCGCCACGCGGGCCGCCTCCACCCAGTCGCTGATTTCCCGCCAGGCCTCGGCGTCGTCCAGGGTGCCCGTCACCAGGTGGTAGTCAATTCCGGCGCGATTGAAGACGCAGGCGATTTCCGGCGCGGAGCAGGCCTGGCAGTTGGCCAGCCACTCGCCGGTCATCAACCCCCGGTCGCCCAGGGCGTTGAACGCCTCGTAGTCCAGTGCGGCTGTCGGCTGGAGGTTGAGCACCACCACGGGCACGCCCGCGCGCTGGACCACGGGCAGCACGGTGGAACTGAGGGCGTAGGTGGAGACGTACAGGAAAAGCAGGTCCACGCCCTCGCGCCGGAACATTTCCGCGGCCTCCCGCGCCCTGGGAACGCTGTCCACCAGGCCCGCGTCCACCACTTCCGCGCCCAGCCCCGCCATGCGTTCGCGGATTTGCCCCTGGTAGCCGCAGAGCCGTTCATGCAGCCCCTTGAACTGCGGCCAGTAAGTGTCCAACCCGATGCCGAAAAGTCCGACGCGAAGATGTTGTTTCAAGGAATCGCCATACATTTCCTGGTCTCCTGTGCGGTTTTTGCCCAGACGGGCAGGGTAACACGGGACACCCATGCCGGGGCAAACGCACATGC is drawn from Candidatus Hydrogenedentota bacterium and contains these coding sequences:
- a CDS encoding L-fucose/L-arabinose isomerase family protein yields the protein MYGDSLKQHLRVGLFGIGLDTYWPQFKGLHERLCGYQGQIRERMAGLGAEVVDAGLVDSVPRAREAAEMFRREGVDLLFLYVSTYALSSTVLPVVQRAGVPVVVLNLQPTAALDYEAFNALGDRGLMTGEWLANCQACSAPEIACVFNRAGIDYHLVTGTLDDAEAWREISDWVEAARVAAVMRNNRVGVLGHYYCGMLDVYSDMTQQAAVLGCHFELLEMCRLRELRDAVTDAQVGGKLGQFRQEFEVSPECSEAELLRAAKTSCALDELVRQHDIGAMAYYYEGAPGNEYENIVTSVIAGNSLLTAHGVPVAGECEIKNVQAMKILDAFGAGGSFSEFYLMDFLDDVVLLGHDGPGHMAIADGPVKLVPLPIYHGKPGQGLSIEMKVKNGPVTLLSVVQDGQGRLKLLAAEGESVPGPIMHIGNTNSRYRFSMGAKNFVNAWSNAGPAHHCAIGVGHVADKLAKLAALWKIECVRVC